The Candidatus Thorarchaeota archaeon genomic interval TGGAACCGGTCGATATGGATGACCGTGACCAACGAATCATGAATGAATTGATTGCGGAACACAAATGGGCTCGGAAAAAGACTTCAAACTTGGTCAAGGCAAAGGAAGACTACCTGAATGGCGATGAAGACGCAGCTGCGCGTATTATTTCGATTATTGAGGAACTGACTGACTTTTACCCGAAACACATTGAGAAAGAAGATAAAGACTTCTTCCGTTCTGCAATGAACTACCTTGATGAGGATGAACGAGATGAGATGCTCGAAGAGGAATATGAATTTGATAGAAAGTTCATACATGCCCTCTACAAAGATGTAGTTTCAGAAGCTGAGAACCGCTTCGAATGATCTCGTTAATCGACCATAAAGAAGAATGTGGAAGGGTATTCCCCCTCCGGGATAACCCTTCCCTCTTCCCTCGCCTGTATTCGCTCAATCCAGAAGCCGCTTCTCACCCTCGAGTTCCTTGATTTTAGTGATATCTTGGGTTACCTCAAGAAAAGGTAAATTTTACAAAAATCCTAAAAAATCGGAGTGAAAATGTGTAAGATTTGTGTAAAACTTCTTGAAAGTACTATTTTCACGTCGAACGAAGGGACCTTATTAGGCCCAGTATGAGACATGATTTCAGTAGGACTAGGGCGGTGGGCCACTCCCCCATGGGAGAAGCGCCCAGCCCCGAAGGCTGTGAGGAAGACCCCGTCTTCTAAGCAGAAGTCTCCACTCTCCCACAACGGCAACTCATCAGGCCGGGGAGAGTCCGCGGCTGTTCGCTTTGTCCAATTGGACCTGTCTGGTTTCGGTGACGAGACTGGGCAGAGCGATAATAACCCCGCCGTGGCAAAAGCTGTGGAAGACCTCGCTGCCCCCGGATGTGATGTATCCGGGTCAGGGCAGGAGACAGAAGCCGAGACCGCAGGAGGGACCGTGTCCTGATGATGGCGGTCAAAGTTCCTTGCTTGGCCGGGGGTAGCGCTCTGGTATAGTGGTGACACTGGGCAAGGAAAGGGTGGAACACAGGAGTTTCACGCAGTTGGGTTCACTCACTCAACTGTAAGAAATGGGTTATCAAGACAGCCTAGGTATTCATCACTCGCGTTTCTGACGGCGAAATATCTGATGTATATGAGCCGCTCTCCAAGATTGATCCAGAATTCGGCTGAATCGCGTTCATTATTCCTAAAATCGTCCAGTATCTTGTTAACAACGTCAATACTCCTTTGGATGACAGTTCTGAACGTCACGGCCAATCACAGCCTTTGATCGCACGAAAATTCTGTCGCCTGATTCGCTGA includes:
- a CDS encoding hemerythrin domain-containing protein, which produces MVEHRLIERMISAMRKETTRIAEGGKPDPSFIETSVDFIRTYADACHHGKEEDILFRDLEPVDMDDRDQRIMNELIAEHKWARKKTSNLVKAKEDYLNGDEDAAARIISIIEELTDFYPKHIEKEDKDFFRSAMNYLDEDERDEMLEEEYEFDRKFIHALYKDVVSEAENRFE